A single Crateriforma conspicua DNA region contains:
- a CDS encoding flavoprotein: protein MTSASSRTVLLAVGGGIAAYKVATVCSRLSQAGHQVRVAMTESATQFVGPATFAALSGSAVAGDAIDPHSRPLGPHIELADGIDLMLIAPATANLMAKFAVGIADDLISTTYLQVTAPVLLAPAMSDIMWEKPAVQRNVQRLRDDGCHFVGPETGWLSCRASGTGRMSEPETIVQAAQDLLAPTNTN, encoded by the coding sequence ATGACCTCCGCGTCGTCACGGACGGTACTGTTGGCCGTCGGTGGCGGTATCGCCGCATACAAGGTTGCGACCGTCTGCAGCCGCCTGTCCCAGGCCGGCCATCAGGTCCGTGTCGCCATGACCGAATCGGCCACCCAATTCGTGGGTCCGGCAACCTTCGCCGCCCTATCCGGATCCGCCGTCGCCGGCGATGCGATCGATCCGCACTCCCGACCGCTGGGGCCCCACATCGAACTGGCCGATGGGATCGACTTGATGTTGATCGCACCGGCCACCGCTAATTTGATGGCCAAGTTTGCCGTCGGGATCGCCGACGATTTGATTTCCACGACCTATCTGCAAGTCACCGCGCCGGTACTGTTGGCGCCGGCGATGAGCGACATCATGTGGGAAAAACCGGCTGTCCAACGCAACGTTCAGCGTTTGCGGGACGACGGCTGTCATTTCGTGGGCCCCGAAACCGGATGGCTCAGTTGCCGTGCGTCCGGCACCGGACGAATGTCCGAACCTGAAACCATCGTCCAAGCCGCCCAAGACCTGTTGGCACCAACGAACACGAACTGA
- the gmk gene encoding guanylate kinase, producing MTQTEIMCHGERQSIESGKRQQRPPGNPIDPVARLVVISGPSGAGKSTVLRRLLRECDLPLAMSVSATTRPPRPGEVNGVDYHFLDRDEFRRRIDAGDFLEWKEVFGLGHYYGTLRSEVTTGLKHGRWVILEIDVQGALAVFQDSRWDPVSFFIHPGDMNELERRLRSRGTEDETKIVARLKTAAREMKFSDHYRHEIINESVDHSVQEICEILKEYCS from the coding sequence ATGACGCAGACTGAAATCATGTGCCACGGCGAACGCCAATCGATCGAATCGGGCAAGCGGCAACAACGACCGCCTGGAAACCCGATCGATCCCGTGGCTCGCTTGGTGGTCATCTCGGGCCCCAGCGGTGCCGGCAAATCGACCGTTCTCCGTCGATTACTGCGGGAATGCGACCTGCCGCTGGCGATGAGCGTCTCGGCGACCACCCGACCACCGCGTCCGGGCGAAGTGAACGGGGTCGACTATCACTTCTTGGATCGCGACGAATTTCGCCGTCGAATCGACGCCGGCGATTTCCTGGAATGGAAGGAAGTCTTCGGCCTGGGACACTACTACGGAACGCTTCGCTCGGAAGTAACGACTGGCCTAAAACACGGTCGCTGGGTAATTTTAGAAATTGACGTCCAGGGCGCGTTGGCCGTTTTCCAGGATTCCCGGTGGGATCCGGTCAGCTTTTTCATTCATCCCGGCGACATGAATGAGCTGGAACGACGGCTTCGGTCGCGCGGAACCGAAGACGAAACAAAGATCGTCGCCCGGCTGAAGACGGCCGCCCGCGAAATGAAATTCAGTGACCACTACCGGCATGAAATCATCAACGAGTCGGTCGATCATTCGGTCCAAGAAATCTGTGAGATCCTAAAGGAATACTGTAGCTAA
- a CDS encoding TolC family protein, whose translation MMRISRPGRRPIQKTMTRFIVRSDRRSRGISAGFQQRRFVVTGWPGIAWLVVAAVITAGVGCRAYRSVPETIGNDTRCVDAIMCDVDAGAPPEVYPEPPPMPMTLRDPEAFESASYRDVTLLEVIQIAMTNTQVLRDLNATVLRAPEQLASDQTLQLVQTDPQQSIEAALSAFDAQLYAFGKWQNNDRRFNNRFFGGGANAFKQDTHDYVFQLSKRGATGAEVALRSVTDYDANNATGNLTPSAWQTQWHAELRQPLLQGAGVAFNRIAGPAALPGVYNGVLIAKADNDISTAKFRQDARDYVSNVINAYWDLAFAYRDVDAKRAALERSRQTWRSYEAQKASNRRGGSAEALAREQYYRFLSEYQDAIAGKLIQRTQVNNSTSGGTFAGIGGVLAAERRLRLLIGLSIGDEELLRCVDDPLTAPIIFDVESLTAEAIRLRSELQQQRLLVARRQMELLAAKNFLLPELDLVTIYRLRGLGQQLAGDNSAFEEFGSMDYQEYEAGVEFRMPVGFRQAHAAVRNAKLNIARERALLKEQERQVLHDLVACVAEADRAFVQTETNLNRYLAAKDALDALEANREAGLPISLEQLLDAQRRLSESQTRYYQSMAEYTIAAKNVQFESGTLLQDTHVMIAAN comes from the coding sequence ATGATGCGTATCAGCCGGCCTGGCCGGCGTCCGATTCAAAAGACCATGACGCGATTCATCGTCCGATCCGACCGTCGATCCCGGGGCATTTCCGCGGGGTTTCAACAGCGCCGATTCGTCGTCACCGGCTGGCCGGGGATTGCGTGGCTGGTGGTTGCCGCTGTCATCACCGCGGGCGTGGGCTGTCGGGCCTATCGCAGTGTTCCGGAAACGATCGGCAACGACACCCGGTGCGTGGATGCGATCATGTGCGACGTCGACGCCGGTGCGCCGCCGGAGGTCTACCCCGAACCACCTCCGATGCCGATGACGCTGCGGGACCCGGAGGCTTTTGAATCGGCGTCCTATCGCGATGTGACCTTGTTGGAAGTGATCCAAATCGCGATGACCAACACGCAGGTGCTGCGTGACCTGAACGCCACGGTGCTACGGGCGCCTGAGCAGTTGGCGTCCGATCAGACGCTTCAGTTGGTGCAAACTGATCCGCAGCAAAGTATCGAAGCCGCCCTTAGCGCCTTTGATGCCCAGTTGTACGCGTTTGGCAAATGGCAAAACAACGATCGACGGTTCAATAACCGATTTTTCGGCGGGGGAGCCAATGCGTTCAAGCAAGACACCCACGACTATGTCTTTCAGCTTTCCAAACGCGGGGCAACCGGTGCCGAAGTTGCTTTGCGAAGCGTCACCGACTACGACGCCAACAATGCCACGGGCAACCTGACGCCCAGTGCCTGGCAGACCCAGTGGCATGCCGAGCTTCGTCAACCGCTGCTGCAGGGTGCCGGCGTGGCCTTCAACCGGATCGCAGGACCGGCGGCCCTTCCCGGCGTGTACAACGGCGTTCTGATCGCCAAGGCGGACAACGACATCAGCACCGCGAAGTTTCGCCAAGATGCACGCGATTACGTCAGCAATGTGATCAACGCCTATTGGGATCTGGCGTTTGCCTATCGTGACGTGGATGCCAAACGGGCCGCGCTGGAACGCAGCCGGCAAACGTGGCGAAGCTATGAAGCGCAAAAGGCATCCAACCGACGCGGTGGGTCTGCCGAAGCACTTGCCCGAGAACAGTACTATCGATTCCTGAGCGAATATCAGGATGCGATTGCAGGAAAGCTGATTCAACGGACCCAAGTCAATAATTCCACCAGCGGTGGGACATTCGCCGGGATTGGCGGTGTGTTGGCCGCCGAACGACGGCTTCGGTTGCTGATCGGACTTTCCATCGGCGACGAAGAATTGTTGCGTTGCGTGGACGACCCTTTGACGGCACCGATCATCTTCGATGTCGAATCCCTGACGGCGGAAGCGATTCGGTTGCGGTCCGAACTGCAACAGCAGCGTCTGTTGGTCGCCAGACGACAAATGGAGTTGTTGGCGGCGAAGAATTTCCTGTTGCCCGAACTGGATTTGGTGACCATCTACCGCCTGCGAGGTCTTGGACAGCAACTTGCTGGCGACAATTCAGCGTTCGAAGAATTTGGATCGATGGACTATCAGGAGTATGAAGCCGGCGTGGAATTCCGCATGCCGGTGGGATTCCGCCAAGCCCACGCTGCGGTCCGCAATGCAAAGCTGAACATCGCACGCGAACGAGCGTTGTTGAAGGAACAGGAACGTCAGGTGCTGCACGATCTGGTGGCCTGTGTCGCCGAGGCTGATCGCGCGTTTGTGCAAACGGAAACCAACCTGAACCGTTACTTGGCTGCCAAGGATGCTTTGGACGCACTGGAAGCCAATCGCGAAGCGGGACTGCCGATCAGTTTGGAGCAACTGTTGGATGCACAACGCCGATTAAGCGAATCGCAAACACGTTACTATCAGTCCATGGCTGAGTACACGATCGCGGCAAAGAACGTGCAATTCGAATCAGGCACGTTGCTGCAGGATACCCATGTGATGATCGCCGCGAACTGA
- a CDS encoding efflux RND transporter periplasmic adaptor subunit: MAPQNVSHTAGRDAATSRDTATWTNVAANAIDQLDVAAQTATKLQPFLDNALGVVVQTVGATRCTLSLLEQGVPRVLASRLASDPSPSETPATTTTTARIRRADVSPDTALELMAQWPQGHRFAAASQSTMTDVDQQQPVDEFLTSVLQLCQTVFLKDQYARYRTFTPTASPDESSTSSGRKQKIRLATVLIIALGLIGIVPVPFHLPVDGVIRAKNQFGIYAPVSGRIAEVAVTDGQNVKEGQVLLVLENADLQLRRSNVIGELATAEAELTSLRAGSSKASGESDPNQGLRQSVLRTKIDALRKQVELANQIHETLTLRAPITGRVNSDSTWNHRTGQNIAAGQWFMDIVSDDEGYVAVMSLPERQFGYLGDERIPCDFRLRSAPESNLSGTVQTVADTVSLRPDGTSVVEMTIPVDSNNGLRNGAEIVGHITPGRRPLGFVLFRPIIEAFRNQRW; the protein is encoded by the coding sequence ATGGCTCCGCAAAACGTCTCCCATACCGCCGGTCGCGACGCCGCCACGTCTCGCGACACTGCTACCTGGACCAATGTCGCCGCCAACGCGATCGACCAGCTGGACGTTGCTGCGCAGACCGCCACCAAGCTTCAACCATTCTTGGACAACGCACTCGGTGTTGTCGTCCAGACCGTCGGCGCGACCCGATGCACCTTGTCGCTGCTGGAACAAGGTGTCCCCCGCGTGCTGGCCAGTCGCCTCGCGTCCGATCCGTCACCGTCCGAAACTCCCGCGACGACCACCACCACGGCACGAATCCGACGGGCGGACGTTTCCCCAGATACCGCCTTGGAACTGATGGCACAATGGCCACAGGGGCACCGCTTCGCCGCAGCGTCGCAATCGACCATGACGGACGTTGATCAGCAGCAACCGGTCGACGAGTTTCTCACGTCAGTACTGCAACTGTGTCAAACCGTCTTTCTGAAAGACCAGTACGCGCGATACCGGACCTTCACGCCCACCGCATCTCCGGACGAATCATCGACCTCATCCGGCCGAAAACAAAAGATCCGGCTCGCCACCGTTTTGATCATCGCCTTGGGATTGATCGGCATCGTTCCGGTACCGTTCCACTTACCCGTTGACGGCGTGATTCGGGCCAAAAATCAGTTTGGTATCTATGCCCCGGTGTCTGGCAGGATCGCCGAGGTTGCGGTCACCGACGGCCAGAACGTCAAAGAAGGCCAAGTTTTGCTGGTGTTGGAAAATGCCGATCTGCAACTGCGCCGCAGCAACGTGATCGGTGAATTGGCAACCGCGGAAGCCGAGCTGACCAGTTTGCGGGCCGGATCCTCAAAGGCCTCCGGCGAATCCGATCCCAACCAAGGCCTTCGGCAATCGGTGCTGCGCACAAAAATCGATGCGCTGCGAAAGCAGGTCGAACTGGCCAATCAAATTCACGAGACCTTGACGCTGCGTGCACCCATCACAGGACGCGTGAACAGCGATTCGACATGGAATCATCGTACCGGCCAGAACATCGCAGCGGGCCAGTGGTTCATGGACATCGTGTCCGATGACGAAGGTTACGTTGCGGTCATGTCGTTGCCCGAACGTCAGTTTGGATACCTCGGCGATGAAAGGATCCCCTGCGACTTTCGATTACGGTCCGCCCCCGAATCCAACCTATCGGGAACCGTGCAAACGGTCGCCGATACGGTGTCCCTTCGCCCCGACGGAACATCAGTCGTTGAGATGACGATACCGGTGGATTCGAATAACGGCCTGCGAAACGGGGCCGAAATCGTTGGTCACATCACTCCGGGGCGGCGTCCGCTTGGATTTGTCCTTTTCCGGCCCATCATCGAAGCTTTCAGGAACCAGCGATGGTGA
- a CDS encoding putative manganese-dependent inorganic diphosphatase, producing MTLHVFGHRNPDTDAICSAIAYADFLQRTTRPDAVAGSCGPPNERTEFALRKAGLQPPRITMDVRPELRDICKRDVICARSDEVFYEVYQRMNHHGIRSIPVLDDSKHLIGLVTLLDLLELVFQGGVDPIQSRQVRTNLDKVVSVLGGSFQHSIDTGRNDELIVTVGAMSAEGFTHRMKQFPAERLLVVSGDRPTIQLPALEMGVRGLVVTGGYELSSGLLHLAQARGVTVICSPFDTATTTMRIKAARLIDEVVDRDFMSLPGKLPVTTARNQIYRSPQSVFPVLEGPELIGVLSKSDLVNPPQPELVLVDHNELSQAVAGAEEADIVEVLDHHRLGGSLKSSGPMRFFMEPVGSTCTLVAQKFRTAQIDPSPGIALCMASGIISDTLFLRSPTATEADREILDWLQSLCDVDLKEFADEFFQVGSALRTCTPEKVVREDCKEFEEAGRQFSISQIEEIGFDLFWQRQDELAAALEAMAAENGYEFSALLVTDIASNGSLLLLSNEPEGWDEINYPQLEDNLYELKNVVSRKKQLLPLIISLLETAPATPN from the coding sequence ATGACACTGCACGTCTTTGGGCACCGCAACCCGGACACCGATGCGATCTGCAGCGCGATCGCTTATGCCGATTTCCTCCAACGGACGACGCGTCCCGATGCGGTCGCCGGCAGCTGCGGCCCGCCAAACGAGCGGACCGAATTTGCACTTCGTAAAGCCGGACTGCAGCCGCCCCGCATCACGATGGACGTTCGTCCGGAACTGCGAGACATCTGTAAACGCGATGTCATCTGTGCCCGTTCCGACGAGGTGTTCTACGAAGTCTATCAGCGGATGAACCATCACGGCATCCGTTCGATCCCGGTGCTGGACGATTCGAAACACCTGATCGGCTTGGTCACGTTGCTGGACCTGTTAGAGCTGGTTTTCCAAGGCGGTGTCGACCCGATCCAATCACGCCAGGTTCGAACCAACCTGGATAAGGTCGTCAGCGTATTGGGCGGCAGTTTCCAGCACTCAATCGATACCGGCCGAAACGACGAATTGATCGTCACCGTCGGTGCGATGAGCGCCGAAGGTTTCACCCACCGGATGAAGCAGTTCCCCGCCGAACGTTTGCTGGTCGTCAGCGGCGACCGTCCGACCATTCAATTGCCCGCTCTGGAAATGGGCGTCCGGGGCTTGGTGGTCACCGGCGGCTACGAATTGTCCAGCGGTTTGCTGCACTTGGCCCAGGCACGTGGCGTGACGGTGATTTGCAGCCCGTTCGACACCGCCACGACAACCATGCGGATCAAAGCGGCACGACTGATCGATGAAGTCGTCGACCGTGATTTCATGTCGCTGCCGGGTAAACTGCCCGTAACGACGGCGCGCAACCAGATCTATCGGTCGCCACAAAGCGTGTTCCCGGTCTTGGAAGGGCCCGAATTAATCGGTGTGCTTAGCAAAAGCGACCTGGTGAACCCGCCCCAGCCGGAATTGGTCTTGGTGGACCATAACGAACTGTCCCAAGCGGTCGCCGGCGCCGAAGAGGCAGATATCGTCGAAGTCTTGGATCACCACCGCCTGGGCGGATCTCTCAAATCCAGCGGCCCGATGCGATTCTTTATGGAACCGGTCGGATCGACTTGCACCCTGGTCGCCCAGAAATTTCGCACCGCCCAAATTGATCCATCCCCCGGCATCGCCCTATGCATGGCGTCGGGCATTATCAGCGACACGCTGTTCCTCAGGTCGCCAACCGCGACCGAAGCCGATCGCGAAATTTTGGATTGGCTGCAATCCCTGTGCGATGTGGATCTGAAAGAATTCGCCGATGAGTTCTTTCAGGTCGGTTCGGCACTGCGCACATGCACGCCGGAGAAAGTCGTCCGCGAAGACTGCAAGGAATTCGAAGAAGCCGGGCGTCAATTTTCGATTTCCCAAATCGAAGAAATCGGCTTCGACCTGTTCTGGCAACGACAAGATGAATTGGCCGCCGCGTTGGAAGCCATGGCGGCGGAAAACGGTTACGAATTCTCGGCACTGTTGGTCACGGACATCGCCAGCAACGGTTCGCTTCTGTTGCTAAGCAATGAACCGGAGGGATGGGACGAAATCAACTATCCGCAACTGGAAGACAACCTGTACGAACTGAAGAACGTTGTCAGCCGAAAGAAACAGTTGCTGCCGTTGATCATCAGCTTGCTGGAAACGGCTCCCGCCACCCCGAACTGA
- a CDS encoding HlyD family efflux transporter periplasmic adaptor subunit, which produces MVKRLSIVTLGMSAACVVLSRPCLAEDAHHRIGGLVVVAVDSAAVSSSIEGRVESVQAVEGDDVSQDQCVISLNSFEADLRHRLAKSNVQIAVERSSKNRQTAAAEIALREAKQLLDEFLSTQEINQRKAENDLSIRAAEKAESVAQNELERARKARENFSASISESEIDALELAYQNRQLETRQARFEHSLAQLDVAAGKRRIDTLQTRIDAAEQARIESASLDQILRWQAEIEQHQEKLASLHLNQHRLTSPITGTLVSVAVHPGDWIEQGQTVARVVNLQRLRAEGFIPFADVESLRRTSNLNIKIQVAGGETVTVKPTRQFISPEIDPITQETRVWFEFPNPERRIKPGLSAILTMGAP; this is translated from the coding sequence ATGGTGAAGCGACTTTCGATCGTTACGTTGGGTATGTCCGCAGCCTGCGTTGTGCTGTCCCGCCCCTGTCTTGCCGAAGACGCACACCACCGTATCGGCGGTTTGGTCGTCGTCGCAGTGGATTCAGCAGCGGTGTCTTCATCGATCGAGGGGCGCGTGGAATCCGTTCAAGCCGTCGAAGGCGATGACGTTTCGCAGGATCAATGCGTCATTTCGCTGAACAGCTTCGAAGCCGATCTGCGTCATCGATTGGCGAAAAGTAACGTTCAAATTGCTGTTGAACGGTCGTCGAAGAATCGCCAAACCGCGGCCGCCGAAATCGCATTACGCGAAGCCAAGCAGTTATTGGATGAATTCCTTTCGACCCAAGAAATCAATCAACGCAAAGCCGAAAACGATCTGTCGATCCGAGCCGCCGAAAAAGCAGAATCGGTCGCACAAAACGAACTCGAACGCGCCCGAAAGGCACGCGAGAACTTCTCCGCTTCGATATCTGAATCCGAGATTGATGCGTTGGAGTTGGCCTATCAAAACCGCCAATTGGAAACTCGACAAGCCCGATTTGAACACAGTCTGGCACAACTGGACGTTGCCGCAGGAAAACGTCGAATCGACACGCTGCAAACCCGCATCGATGCGGCAGAACAAGCACGCATCGAATCCGCATCGCTGGATCAAATTCTGCGCTGGCAGGCCGAAATCGAACAGCATCAAGAAAAATTGGCATCGCTGCATCTGAATCAACACCGGCTGACATCTCCCATCACCGGCACCTTGGTATCGGTAGCGGTCCATCCCGGTGATTGGATCGAGCAGGGGCAAACCGTGGCACGTGTCGTGAATTTGCAGCGTTTGCGGGCGGAAGGATTTATCCCTTTTGCAGATGTCGAATCACTTCGCCGAACTTCCAATCTGAACATCAAGATTCAAGTGGCAGGCGGCGAAACCGTCACCGTAAAACCAACACGCCAGTTCATTAGTCCGGAAATCGATCCGATCACCCAGGAAACACGTGTCTGGTTTGAATTCCCGAATCCGGAACGCAGGATCAAACCAGGCCTTTCGGCGATTCTGACGATGGGTGCGCCGTGA
- a CDS encoding HlyD family efflux transporter periplasmic adaptor subunit has protein sequence MVKRIADEAFFYFDEAEHWILQQLTSPLTIGQLMDRCRNNMRDQAPSPGALSEFVRMLAGNHLLLVGNERPIADDVASPSRRHDYSLHPLALRLPGIDASQFFDWAATCTRFIPRSLAFGIYLTLLAIAGGVAWTDFPALVTDIRGAAQRMPTQWVWFIMALALAKVCHEIAHASACHLAGGRCRNVGVMFLFGVPCLYCDVSDAWLMPQRWHRVLVSAAGMMAEWFIAAICVLIWWTSQPGILHDTASLLIMVCTASTLVFNGNPLMRYDGYFILSDLWGKPNLAQRSTTALREFAYHLFHGSRDASLACEHDDDDTSVALLVYGLASVLYRALVLSFISLVAMRWVSGTPWFWPVTLLIIATVVRVFFARIGKQDDADTAPNRSSHADPEQTRRPMMVGAAIVALSLVVLVVPLPRTLSVDGVVLPDKHQEIRLSGSGRIIDAVRPGIVLEQDQTILQADDWVNRWELLRCDAATDSIRNHINAIRLMRTQNPVLSQQLPALTEQLHASITQSQTLQSQLKLMHLRAEAGQMVFDTQKVMPSRDQKQRRWIGSPFASENRGCVVPAGQSLGLVGDANKRIVQLALPQEQLDLVRIGQHVRIPLSGRSDPAEGTIRSIAQMPSTGSGMSLRSAIDSFNVDLPAAQARAANSYQVNVELDASIFHRPLPVHLSVVGRIELPKAAIYQRVWRFLIENFSY, from the coding sequence GTGGTCAAGCGAATCGCCGACGAGGCTTTTTTTTACTTTGATGAAGCGGAACACTGGATCCTTCAACAACTGACAAGTCCACTGACCATCGGCCAATTGATGGACCGCTGTCGCAACAACATGCGGGACCAAGCTCCGTCACCTGGCGCACTTTCCGAGTTCGTCCGAATGCTGGCCGGCAACCATCTGTTGTTGGTCGGAAACGAAAGACCAATCGCAGACGATGTCGCATCGCCAAGTCGTCGTCATGATTACTCGCTTCATCCATTGGCGCTGCGTTTGCCTGGAATCGACGCCAGCCAATTTTTCGACTGGGCCGCCACATGCACGCGATTCATCCCCCGTTCCTTGGCCTTCGGCATCTACCTGACACTCTTGGCCATCGCAGGCGGTGTGGCATGGACCGACTTTCCCGCCCTGGTTACAGACATCCGCGGCGCAGCACAGCGCATGCCCACGCAGTGGGTTTGGTTCATCATGGCCCTCGCGTTGGCAAAAGTGTGTCATGAAATTGCACACGCATCGGCTTGTCATTTGGCCGGCGGGCGATGTCGAAACGTCGGCGTCATGTTTCTGTTCGGTGTCCCCTGTTTGTACTGCGATGTCAGCGATGCTTGGCTAATGCCACAGCGATGGCATCGTGTTCTGGTGTCTGCCGCGGGCATGATGGCCGAATGGTTCATCGCCGCCATCTGTGTGTTGATATGGTGGACCAGCCAACCGGGAATTCTTCACGACACCGCGTCATTGTTGATCATGGTTTGCACGGCCAGCACGCTGGTTTTCAACGGCAATCCGCTGATGCGTTATGACGGGTATTTCATTTTGTCAGACCTTTGGGGAAAGCCAAACTTGGCTCAGCGATCAACGACCGCACTGCGTGAATTCGCATACCACCTATTTCACGGCAGTCGTGATGCATCGCTCGCTTGCGAACACGACGACGACGACACCAGCGTTGCCCTATTGGTCTATGGACTTGCCAGCGTTTTGTACCGTGCGTTGGTCCTATCGTTCATCAGCTTGGTTGCGATGCGTTGGGTCAGCGGCACACCTTGGTTTTGGCCGGTAACATTGCTGATCATCGCGACCGTTGTACGCGTGTTTTTCGCCAGGATCGGTAAACAAGACGATGCCGATACCGCACCAAATCGTTCATCGCATGCCGATCCCGAACAAACGCGACGCCCCATGATGGTCGGCGCCGCAATCGTGGCCCTGTCACTTGTGGTGCTGGTCGTTCCGTTGCCACGCACACTATCGGTCGACGGTGTCGTGCTTCCGGACAAGCACCAGGAGATCCGGCTGTCCGGATCAGGCCGGATCATTGATGCGGTCCGGCCCGGCATTGTGCTGGAACAAGATCAAACCATTCTGCAAGCTGACGATTGGGTCAATCGCTGGGAACTGCTGCGCTGCGACGCTGCCACGGATTCGATTCGGAATCATATCAACGCGATCCGGTTGATGCGAACGCAGAATCCGGTCCTTTCACAACAGCTTCCGGCGTTGACTGAACAACTGCACGCGTCCATCACGCAATCGCAGACCCTGCAATCGCAATTGAAACTGATGCATCTTCGGGCCGAAGCCGGCCAGATGGTTTTTGACACACAGAAAGTGATGCCTTCGCGGGATCAAAAACAACGACGTTGGATCGGGTCACCGTTTGCATCCGAAAATCGTGGATGCGTTGTCCCTGCCGGGCAGAGTCTTGGCTTGGTGGGAGATGCAAACAAACGTATTGTCCAATTGGCACTTCCACAGGAACAGTTGGACCTGGTCCGTATCGGCCAGCACGTCAGAATTCCGCTATCAGGGCGAAGCGATCCTGCTGAGGGAACGATTCGTTCGATCGCACAAATGCCAAGTACCGGTTCCGGGATGTCGCTTCGATCGGCGATCGATTCATTCAATGTCGATTTGCCGGCGGCTCAAGCACGGGCAGCAAACTCTTACCAGGTCAACGTAGAACTGGATGCATCGATCTTCCATCGGCCGTTGCCGGTTCACCTGTCCGTGGTTGGCCGAATCGAATTACCCAAAGCCGCGATCTATCAACGTGTGTGGCGATTCTTGATCGAAAACTTTTCGTATTGA
- a CDS encoding YicC family protein → MTGQGRAQCSADCGTVTVEIRSVNNRGIKVSVRTPDSLADLAATVETTVRKWVHRGSFTVNLTWRPKETSTAVKVNTDVVSSYFRQIKDAQTHCGVDQDIDWVGLMQLPGVLVSDGATDRVDQTLRDLVNTTLRHAVDALDQMRQREGAEMAASLTSDLGRIAGHVETIKGFVPDTVQRYRDRLESKVRSAIDAYDLKIDSIDLLREIQIYADRVDISEEITRLESHLKLFGQVLGGDSLGQNGPSTSSSTAGPDSPNHSPAGRRLDFVIQEMVRETNTIGSKASNADVSAQVVEVKCALERMREMVQNLE, encoded by the coding sequence ATGACCGGGCAAGGGCGCGCCCAATGCTCGGCCGACTGTGGGACGGTGACCGTCGAAATCCGTTCGGTCAACAATCGCGGCATCAAAGTCAGTGTGCGAACCCCCGATTCGTTGGCGGATTTGGCCGCAACGGTCGAAACAACCGTTCGCAAGTGGGTCCACCGTGGGTCCTTCACCGTCAATTTGACGTGGCGTCCCAAAGAAACGTCGACCGCAGTGAAGGTCAACACCGACGTCGTGTCGTCGTACTTTCGACAAATCAAAGACGCGCAAACCCATTGCGGTGTGGACCAAGACATCGACTGGGTGGGATTGATGCAGTTGCCCGGCGTCCTGGTATCCGATGGCGCGACCGACCGAGTCGATCAAACACTTCGCGACCTGGTCAACACCACACTTCGGCACGCGGTCGACGCGTTGGACCAGATGCGCCAACGTGAGGGAGCCGAAATGGCGGCCAGCCTGACGTCCGACCTCGGCCGGATCGCCGGACACGTCGAAACCATCAAAGGCTTTGTCCCCGACACGGTTCAGCGATACCGGGATCGTTTGGAATCGAAGGTACGTTCGGCCATCGATGCGTATGACCTAAAAATCGATTCAATCGATTTGCTACGCGAGATCCAGATCTATGCGGACCGCGTCGACATCAGCGAAGAAATCACCCGACTGGAAAGCCACCTAAAGTTGTTTGGGCAGGTGTTGGGCGGTGATTCACTCGGGCAAAACGGTCCATCCACTTCATCGTCGACCGCCGGCCCGGATTCACCCAACCATTCACCGGCAGGACGCCGTCTGGATTTCGTCATTCAGGAAATGGTGCGGGAAACCAACACGATCGGCAGCAAGGCGTCCAATGCGGACGTGTCCGCTCAAGTGGTTGAGGTGAAGTGTGCTTTGGAACGAATGCGAGAAATGGTTCAAAATCTCGAATGA
- a CDS encoding DNA-directed RNA polymerase subunit omega, translated as MLEELKEEEIVNKVGGRFKLSTLIQKRLVQLNQGSRALVSVDTHDKMSIVLQEIMQDKIVLNTENEVQAVDDLNAAIAAAEGPDLEASDL; from the coding sequence ATGCTTGAAGAACTGAAAGAAGAAGAGATCGTCAACAAGGTCGGTGGCCGATTCAAACTCAGCACCCTGATCCAAAAACGCTTGGTCCAACTGAACCAGGGAAGCCGCGCGTTGGTCAGCGTGGACACTCACGATAAAATGTCGATCGTCTTGCAGGAAATCATGCAAGACAAAATCGTCCTGAACACGGAAAACGAAGTTCAGGCCGTCGACGATTTGAACGCGGCGATCGCAGCGGCCGAAGGCCCGGATCTGGAAGCGTCTGACCTATGA